From the Salvelinus alpinus chromosome 32, SLU_Salpinus.1, whole genome shotgun sequence genome, one window contains:
- the LOC139562649 gene encoding serine/threonine-protein phosphatase 2A 55 kDa regulatory subunit B delta isoform-like — protein sequence MAGVAGGNDFQWCFSQVKGAIDEDVAEADIISTVEFNHSGELLATGDKGGRVVIFQHEQECKNRPNLRGEYNVYSTFQSHEPEFDYLKSLEIEEKINKIRWLPQQNSAHFLLSTNDKTIKLWKIGERDKRAEGYNLKDEDGRLRDPFRITSLRVPVLMPMDLMVEASPRRVFANAHTYHINSISVNSDHQTYLSADDLRINLWHLEITDRSFNIVDIKPANMEELTEVITAAECHPNQCNVFVYSSSKGTIRLCDMRTAALCDRHTKFFEEPEDPSSRSFFSEIISSISDVKFSHSGRYMMTRDYLSVKVWDLNMENRPVETYQVHEYLRSKLCSLYENDCIFDKFECCWNGSDSAIMTGSYNNFFRMFDRNTRKDITLEASRESSKPRATLKPRKVSTGGKRKKDEISVDSLDFNKKILHTAWHPKENVIAVAATNNLYTFQDKIN from the exons ATGGCAG GAGTTGCCGGTGGAAATGATTTTCAGTGGTGTTTCTCACAAGTGAAGGGGGCGATAGATGAAGATGTTGCAGAAG CTGATATCATCTCAACGGTTGAATTCAACCATTCTGGAGAGTTGCTAGCAACTGGAGACAAGGGAGGCAGAGTTGTCATATTTCAACATGAACAGGAG TGTAAAAATCGACCAAACCTGCGAGGGGAATACAATGTTTATAGCACTTTTCAGAGTCACGAACCTGAATTTGACTACTTGAAAAGTTTAGAAATTGAGGAAAAAATTAACAAAATAAGATGGTTACCCCAACAAAACTCAGCTCACTTTCTACTCTCAACAAATG ATAAAACGATCAAATTGTGGAAAATCGGTGAACGAGACAAGCGGGCTGAGGGTTACAACTTGAAAGATGAAGACGGACGTCTCAGGGATCCCTTTAGAATTACCTCCCTGCGG GTACCAGTGCTGATGCCCATGGATCTCATGGTAGAAGCAAGTCCTCGTAGGGTGTTTGCCAACGCTCACACATATCATATTAATTCAATTTCTGTAAATAGCGATCATCAAACATACCTCTCCGCTGATGATCTAAGAATTAATCTATGGCACTTGGAAATCACAGACCGAAGTTTTA ACATTGTAGACATCAAGCCTGCCAACATGGAGGAACTGACAGAGGTGATCACAGCGGCTGAGTGCCATCCAAACCAATGCAATGTATTTGTGTACAGCAGTAGCAAAGGCACCATACGCCTCTGTGACATGCGAACAGCAGCACTCTGCGATAGGCACACCAAGT TCTTTGAGGAGCCTGAGGATCCAAGCAGCAGGTCATTTTTCTCTGAGATCATCTCGTCCATCTCTGACGTGAAGTTCAGTCACAGCGGGCGCTACATGATGACACGGGACTACCTCTCCGTCAAGGTGTGGGACCTCAACATGGAGAACAGGCCAGTCGAGACATATCAG GTTCACGAATACCTTCGCAGCAAGCTTTGCTCGTTATATGAAAATGACTGCATCTTCGACAAGTTTGAGTGCTGCTGGAACGGTAGCGACAG TGCCATCATGACcggctcctacaacaactttttCCGGATGTTTGACCGCAACACCAGGAAGGACATCACATTGGAGGCCTCTAGGGAGAGCAGCAAACCGCGGGCTACACTCAAACCCCGCAAAGTCTCCACCGGTGGCAAGAGGAAGAAAGACGAAATTAGCGTGGACAGCCTGGACTTCAACAAGAAGATCCTGCACACCGCCTGGCACCCCAAAGAAAACGTAATCGCTGTGGCGGCCACCAACAACCTGTACACCTTCCAGGACAAGATCAACTAA